The following coding sequences are from one Portunus trituberculatus isolate SZX2019 chromosome 6, ASM1759143v1, whole genome shotgun sequence window:
- the LOC123517791 gene encoding ribosome biogenesis protein NSA2 homolog: MPQNEHIELHRKRHGRRLDYEERKRKKEARAGHERSAKAQKLFGLKAKLYNKQRRNEKIQMKKTIKAHEEKLTRQKDKEEVPEGAVPSYLLDREGQSRAKVLSNMIKQKRKEKAGKWDVPIPKVRAQSEAEVFRVIKSGKRKSKAWKRMVTKVTFVGDQFTRKPPKFERFIRPMALRFKKAHVTHPELKATFCLPIIGVKKNPSSTMYTSLGVITKGTVIEVNISELGLVTQSGKVVWGKYAQVTNNPENDGCINAVLLV; this comes from the coding sequence ATGCCACAGAACGAACACATTGAGCTGCATCGGAAGCGTCACGGGCGCCGCCTTGACTATGAAGAacgcaagagaaagaaagaggcgaGGGCTGGCCATGAACGATCAGCCAAGGCACAGAAGCTATTTGGCTTGAAGGCCAAGCTTTACAATAAACAGAGGCGCAATGAAAAGATCCAGATGAAGAAAACCATTAAAGCTCATGAAGAGAAGCTGACCCGgcagaaggataaggaggaagtgCCGGAGGGTGCTGTTCCATCCTACCTGCTGGACCGTGAAGGACAGTCTCGTGCCAAGGTTCTGTCAAATATGATTAAacagaaacgaaaggaaaaggcAGGCAAGTGGGATGTTCCAATCCCTAAGGTCAGGGCACAGTCTGAAGCTGAAGTATTCCGTGTCATCAAGTCTGGCAAACGCAAATCCAAAGCTTGGAAGCGCATGGTCACCAAAGTTACCTTTGTCGGAGACCAGTTTACCCGTAAGCCACCTAAATTTGAGAGGTTCATCCGCCCCATGGCTCTGCGTTTCAAGAAAGCACATGTGACTCATCCAGAGCTGAAGGCTACATTCTGCCTTCCTATCATTGGTGTTAAGAAGAACCCAAGCTCCACAATGTACACTTCCCTTGGTGTCATCACTAAGGGCACTGTCATTGAGGTGAACATAAGTGAACTGGGACTTGTGACACAAAGTGGTAAGGTGGTGTGGGGCAAGTATGCCCAGGTGACCAATAATCCAGAAAATGATGGTTGTATAAATGCTGTGCTGCTGGTGTAA
- the LOC123517950 gene encoding piggyBac transposable element-derived protein 4-like: protein MRKSDFVVPQDAAVSPQEHQFSIIGRGETVLLLLARDKWRLLRVAAMRIIIIMRQIIPFRPSLKQEFANVHPGIIAHHESDPMSILQCFKLFFDSDIVSSLCSWTNTRATHHFRDNPTSDPHRFVGRTWVNVTEDEMYVFFALQLLMGLNSLPNIANYCNILCQGPPVFTGRVMSRNRYMQILCFLRFSDPDCVCRGIPMTRLDAYFNKLREKCTMYLDPGENFAVDEALLLFKGCIYFRQYIKNKRKRFRMKLFALCPRSLCTRGYTWNFCLYTPTLFDEMNQVGDLAMLNKSERVPVYLMGSLLDEGRHVVLDNWYSSLQLAEYLLRKNTPTTGTIQANRGVPENVTCQRLAKKQAVFVRRDNVLVTKFNDCKVVHVMTTKYEGGCVEKTRHFRGGAVEMVKNPQ, encoded by the exons ATGCGCAAAAGCGACTTCGTGGTACCGCAAGATGCCGCCGTG tccccccaagaacatcagttctctatTATCGGCCGTGGTGAGACTGTTCTATTGCTTCTAGCTAGAGATAAGTGGCGTCTGCTTcgtgtagcagcgatgaggattatcataattatgagacagatt AtccccttccgtccttccttgaAACAGGAATTTGCTAATGTGCATCCTGGAATTATTGCACACCATGAAAGTGATCCAATGTCAATCCTTCAAtgtttcaaacttttttttgacAGTGACATTGTTTCATCACTTTGTTCCTGGACTAACACTCGTGCTACTCATCATTTTCGTGACAATCCTACCAGTGATCCACACAGATTTGTTGGTAGGACGTGGGTCAATGTCACAGAAGATGAGATGTATGTGTTTTTTGCTCTGCAGCTGCTCATGGGGCTCAACTCTCTACCCAATATTGCTAATTATTGCAACATACTGTGTCAGGGACCACCTGTGTTTACAGGACGTGTAATGAGTCGCAACAGGTACATGCAGATACTATGCTTCCTTCGGTTCTCAGACCCTGATTGCGTTTGCAGAGGCATTCCCATGACTAGACTTGATGCATATTTCAACAAGTTGCGTGAAAAGTGCACCATGTACTTGGACCCGGGTGAAAACTTCGCTGTGGATGAGGCTCTTCTCTTGTTCAAGGGGTGTATTTATTTCAGacaatacataaaaaacaagagaaagagatttagGATGAAACTTTTTGCACTGTGCCCCAGGTCTCTGTGTACTCGAGGGTACACATGGAATTTCTGCCTGTACACTCCTACCTTGTTTGACGAGATGAACCAGGTGGGTGACCTTGCTATGCTAAACAAGTCTGAGCGCGTTCCTGTGTATTTGATGGGCTCATTGCTGGACGAAGGAAGACATGTTGTACTTGATAATTGGTACTCTTCTCTCCAGCTGGCAGAATATTTACTGAGAAAGAATACACCCACTACAGGAACGATTCAGGCTAATAGAGGAGTGCCTGAAAATGTTACCTGTCAAAGACTTGCCAAGAAACAGGCTGTCTTTGTAAGGAGAGACAATGTACTTGTGACAAAATTCAATGACTGCAAAGTTGTTCATGTCATGACTACAAAGTATGAAGGTGGTTGTGTTGAAAAGACCCGTCATTTTAGAGGTGGTGCTGTAGAGATGGTAAAAAACCCACAGTAA